A genomic region of Rhizobium sp. NXC24 contains the following coding sequences:
- the pal gene encoding peptidoglycan-associated lipoprotein Pal, whose amino-acid sequence MSRIATPAVGHMQNLARNPIMIALFVGLSLAGCASKKGLPNDANGLGLNGAGNAAPGSPQDFTVNVGDRIFFDTDSSSIRADASQTLDRQAQWLARYPNYAITVEGHADERGTREYNLALGARRAAATKDYLASRGVPAQRMKTISYGKERPVATCDDISCWSQNRRAVTVLNGAGS is encoded by the coding sequence ATGAGCCGCATCGCAACCCCGGCCGTTGGCCATATGCAGAACCTCGCCCGCAACCCGATCATGATCGCGCTTTTCGTCGGCCTTTCGCTTGCCGGCTGCGCCTCCAAGAAGGGCTTGCCGAACGATGCAAACGGCCTTGGCCTCAATGGCGCCGGCAATGCCGCTCCGGGTTCGCCGCAGGATTTCACGGTCAACGTTGGCGATCGCATCTTCTTCGATACCGATAGCTCGTCGATTCGCGCCGACGCTTCCCAGACGCTCGACCGTCAGGCTCAGTGGCTCGCTCGTTATCCGAACTACGCAATCACCGTCGAAGGCCACGCCGACGAACGCGGCACGCGCGAATACAACCTGGCTCTCGGCGCCCGTCGTGCTGCCGCCACCAAGGACTACCTCGCTTCGCGCGGCGTTCCGGCTCAGCGCATGAAGACGATTTCCTACGGTAAGGAACGCCCGGTCGCGACCTGCGACGATATTTCCTGCTGGTCGCAGAACCGTCGTGCCGTCACCGTGCTCAACGGCGCCGGCTCCTGA
- the tolB gene encoding Tol-Pal system beta propeller repeat protein TolB yields MIRKSLVRLLLVLAALTAALATPAYAVVEININKGNVQPMPIAITDLLSNDGLGAQISGVIAADLQRSGLFAPVNKQAFIEKISNPDATPRFQDWTAINAQALVTGRVTQEGGRLRAEFRLWDTYGSQQMIGQQFYAQPDNWRRVAHIIADAIYEKITGEKGYFDTRVVFVAESGPKTARKTQLGIMDQDGFNARMLTDGSDLVLTPRFSPNRQEVTYMSFANQQPRVYLLQLQTGQRELVGNFPGMTFSPRFSPDGQRVIMSLQQEGNANIYTMDLRSRTTTRLTSTAAIDTSPSYSPDGTQIAFESDRGGKQQIYVMNADGSNQHRISFGDGSYSTPVWSPRGDLIAFTKQSGQTFSIGVMKTDGSGERLLTTGFHNEGPTWAPNGRVIMFFREPQGSSGPQLYSIDLTGYNEQKIPTPGFASDPAWSPLLE; encoded by the coding sequence ATGATCAGAAAATCCCTCGTTCGTCTCCTGCTGGTGCTGGCAGCCTTGACGGCAGCCCTCGCCACTCCGGCTTATGCTGTGGTCGAGATCAACATCAACAAGGGCAACGTCCAGCCGATGCCGATCGCCATCACCGACCTTCTGTCGAATGATGGCCTGGGCGCACAGATTTCGGGCGTCATTGCTGCCGACCTGCAGCGCTCCGGCCTGTTTGCGCCTGTCAACAAGCAGGCCTTCATCGAGAAGATCAGCAATCCGGATGCCACGCCGCGCTTCCAGGACTGGACGGCGATCAACGCTCAGGCGCTGGTAACCGGCCGAGTGACGCAAGAGGGCGGTCGCCTTCGCGCCGAGTTCCGCCTGTGGGACACCTATGGCAGCCAGCAGATGATCGGCCAGCAGTTCTATGCGCAGCCGGACAACTGGCGTCGCGTCGCCCACATCATTGCTGACGCGATCTATGAAAAGATCACCGGCGAGAAGGGCTATTTCGACACCCGCGTCGTTTTCGTTGCCGAGAGCGGCCCAAAGACGGCCCGCAAGACGCAGCTCGGCATCATGGACCAGGACGGCTTCAATGCCCGCATGCTGACCGACGGCAGCGACCTCGTGCTGACGCCGCGCTTCTCGCCGAACCGGCAGGAAGTCACTTACATGTCCTTCGCCAACCAGCAGCCGCGCGTCTATCTGCTGCAACTGCAGACGGGCCAGCGTGAACTGGTGGGCAACTTCCCGGGCATGACGTTTTCGCCGCGCTTCTCGCCGGATGGCCAGCGGGTGATCATGAGCCTGCAGCAGGAAGGCAATGCCAACATCTATACGATGGACCTGCGCTCGCGCACCACGACCCGCCTGACCTCGACGGCCGCCATCGACACATCGCCCTCCTATTCGCCTGATGGCACGCAGATCGCCTTCGAAAGCGACCGCGGCGGCAAGCAGCAGATCTATGTGATGAATGCGGATGGCTCCAACCAGCACCGCATCTCCTTCGGCGACGGCTCCTATTCGACACCGGTGTGGTCGCCGCGCGGCGATCTCATCGCCTTCACCAAGCAGTCTGGTCAGACATTCTCGATCGGCGTCATGAAGACGGATGGTTCGGGCGAGCGGCTGCTGACCACGGGCTTCCACAATGAAGGCCCGACCTGGGCGCCGAACGGACGCGTCATCATGTTCTTCCGCGAACCGCAGGGCTCCAGTGGCCCGCAGCTCTATTCGATCGATCTGACGGGCTACAACGAGCAGAAGATTCCGACCCCGGGCTTCGCTTCCGACCCGGCTTGGTCGCCGCTCCTCGAATAG